The genomic interval TTATCTGACCCGCACAATGTAACCACACTTGTAAGCAATTATGATTTTGTTGTTAATGCCGTGCCCGGCTTTATGGGATTTGAAACGGCAAAGGCAATTATAAAAGCCGGAAAAAATTGTGCTTGTATTGCTTTCTATGAAGAAGACCCCTTTCAGCTTGACCAACTGGCCAAAGATAACAATGTAACCATGATTATGGATTGTGGTGTTTATCCCGGTATGGGCAGCGCATTAATCATGAATAGGGCACTGCAGCTTGATAAGGTGGATAGTGTTTTGACTTATGTTGGCGGATTACCGGAAATAAGGGAGTGGCCAAGTGAATACAAAGCTGTGTTTTCGCCGATTGATGTAATTGAAGAATATATTCGTCCGGCGCGTTATATCGAAAATGGATTTGAAGTAGTGCGTCCGGCTTTATCAGATCCTGAATATATTTTCTTCCCCAAAATAGGAACGCTTGAGGCATTCAACACCGATGGTTTGCGAACTTTGGCAAAAACAATCGATGCACCAAACTTAAAAGAAAAAACTTTGCGCTATCCCGGTCATATCGAGAAGATGGCGGTTCTGCGGGAACTTGGCTTCTTTTCTAAAGAGGAGCGCCTTGAACTTAACGGCAATAAAATAAGCCCACTACAATTTACATCCCAGGTTCTTTTCCCCAACTGGAAATTAAAAAAGGGTGAGGCTGATATCACGGTATTTCAATCCACAATTGAAGGTGAAAAAGACGGCCGGAAAATGAGATACACAATTAATATGCACGACAGGTATTGCGAGGACACAGATGTTATCTCCATGGCACGGACAACCGGCTATACAGCCACACTTGCGCTAAGAATGATTGCCGAAGGGATTTATACACACAAGGGCATTTCACCTCCGGAGTATATGGGAAAACAGCAAGAGTGCATTGATTTTATGCAAAAAGGATTACAGGCGAGAAACGTGCATTGGGAGATTTCTGAAGAAGAGCTGTAAACTGGGATAGGTTACTAAATGAATGACTCCGATAGAAGATATGATATAGACTGGCTTCGGGTAATTGCCATCGCTATGCTGTTAATTTATCATGTGGCGCTTGTCTTTCAGCCCTGGGGCAAACTTATCGGCTTTATCCAGAGTGAACAATCGAGCGAGATAATCTGGATTCCAATGGCATTGATAAATGTCTGGAGAATTCCTTTACTTTTTTTTGTCTCCGGAATGGGCATGTGTTTTGCTTTAAGACGACGCGATTGGAAACAATTATTGCTCGAACGCAGCCGACGTATTTTGCTGCCATTGGTTTTTGGCAGTTTGCTCATCGTACCAATCC from Calditrichota bacterium carries:
- a CDS encoding saccharopine dehydrogenase, with amino-acid sequence MKIIVLGAGLVGAPMAIDLNNDDKFDVTVADYSNEALDNLKKKCPQLSFVQKDLSDPHNVTTLVSNYDFVVNAVPGFMGFETAKAIIKAGKNCACIAFYEEDPFQLDQLAKDNNVTMIMDCGVYPGMGSALIMNRALQLDKVDSVLTYVGGLPEIREWPSEYKAVFSPIDVIEEYIRPARYIENGFEVVRPALSDPEYIFFPKIGTLEAFNTDGLRTLAKTIDAPNLKEKTLRYPGHIEKMAVLRELGFFSKEERLELNGNKISPLQFTSQVLFPNWKLKKGEADITVFQSTIEGEKDGRKMRYTINMHDRYCEDTDVISMARTTGYTATLALRMIAEGIYTHKGISPPEYMGKQQECIDFMQKGLQARNVHWEISEEEL